The following are encoded in a window of Lagenorhynchus albirostris chromosome 3, mLagAlb1.1, whole genome shotgun sequence genomic DNA:
- the FTMT gene encoding ferritin, mitochondrial, with product MLPCFLFLSKHISTSLVSLRRARHGFALPPRWVPRRPWGSPPAAPGRLLAAAASSRGPAGPAGASSSVRQNFHPDSEAAINRQINLELCASYVYLSMAYYFSRDDVALHNFARYFLRLSREETEHAEKLMRLQNQRGGQICLQDIKKPDQDDWKSGLNAMECALLLEKNVNQSLLELHTLASDKGDPHLCDFLETHYLNEQVKSIKQLGDHVHNLVKMGAPDSGLAEFLFDRHTLGNENNQN from the coding sequence ATGCTGCCCTGTTTCTTGTTCCTCTCCAAGCACATCAGCACTTCGTTGGTGTCCCTGCGCAGGGCGCGCCACGGCTTCGCGCTCCCGCCGCGCTGGGTCCCCAGGCGGCCCTGGGGCTCCCCGCCCGCCGCCCCCGGCCGCCTGCTGGCTGCAGCCGCGTCCTCGCGGGGACCAGCAGGACCAGCCGGCGCCTCCTCCAGCGTGCGCCAGAACTTCCACCCGGACTCCGAGGCCGCCATCAACCGCCAGATCAACCTGGAGCTCTGTGCGTCCTACGTGTACTTGTCTATGGCCTATTACTTCTCCCGAGATGACGTGGCCTTGCACAACTTCGCCAGATATTTCCTTCGACTGTCCCGGGAGGAGACCGAGCACGCGGAGAAGCTGATGAGGCTGCAGAACCAGCGGGGAGGACAGATCTGCCTACAGGACATCAAGAAACCGGACCAGGACGATTGGAAAAGCGGGCTGAATGCCATGGAGTGCGCTCTGCTcttggaaaagaatgtgaacCAGTCGTTGCTGGAATTGCACACTCTGGCCTCAGACAAAGGTGACCCCCATTTGTGCGATTTCCTGGAAACCCACTATCTGAATGAGcaggtgaagtctatcaaacaACTAGGTGACCACGTGCACAACTTGGTTAAGATGGGAGCCCCGGATTCTGGCCTGGCAGAGTTCCTTTTTGACAGACATACCCttggaaatgaaaacaatcaGAACTAA